Part of the Notamacropus eugenii isolate mMacEug1 chromosome 5, mMacEug1.pri_v2, whole genome shotgun sequence genome is shown below.
TGGCGCAGATGGCACTGGCTCGAAGCAGGTAGGCTGTCAGCTCCTCCTGGCTGAAAGGACCAtcactgggcaagtggaagtaaAAAAGGCTCTGAGTCAAACAACTCAGGGTTTTGGCTCTCCTATCTCTTTTCTCTGGACCTAGATGTCCTGGTGCCCCTCAAGGACATGGAGTGAAGGTCCATTAAATGCAGGGCCCCCAATCCACACCCCCTCACAAGGACCCAGGACTACAGttgtccttccctccccaccccctttcagGGACCCGATCTGTGCCCCTCACCCCTGTCGAGGGGGTGGGTGGAGGCCATGGCAGGCAAAGGGAAAACTGCTGGACAGACGTTCGAAGTCTTCTTGAGAGATGCTGCCCCGGccttctgggtcatagttcttGAAAATAGACTGTAGAAAGAAAGGACCCAGGCTGTCAACCTGAACACGTTGcctttgccatctccttctttcccccaccacacacacaggGGCCTCCTCTCACCTCCACCAACTGTTCCACATGCCGGCTCAGGGTGGTCCTGTCAGGCTTGGGGGCAACTCCAGGAGCCCACTCTACTACAAGAGGTGCtttgaaaggggaaggaggctgCGGAGATGGACAAAGGGGGAGACATCAGTCTGGAAGACAAAGCTGGAGAGTTTAAAGTTCAGAGGTTTAGGATGGatgaatgtgtgtgtgcgcgcacacgtgtgtgtgtgtgtgtgtgtgtgtgtgtgtgtgtgtgtgtgtgtgtgtgtgtgtgtgtgtggtgtgaggTTCTTACCAGAGTCTTGGGGCATCGGGGCTCCCGGGCATAAGAAAGTTCATAAATCTCATCTTCTGTATAGAAAAGATCCAGGGACAGCTGGAGGAGAGAAGGTGGGGCATCAGACTGTGCCCTTCTGCCCACAACTGAGCCCCTTAGGTCCCCCACCCCTACTTCCTCAGGCCCTTCTCTGCCCACCTTGCTTCCTGTCCATCCCACCCCGCCTCATGTTTCCTTGAGGTTCAATGCTGAAAGAGACTTGACATCCACATAGAGGAAAGAATTTGCCCAAGGTGGTGTGGAGAGCTAGTGTTAACTGCTTGGcccaggtttttttgtttttgtttttttcccccactgcaCTGTACCTCCAGCATTATTCCCCCTCATTTTTTGAAGATACTATTTTCTTGTGCTGGTGCTGATCATACAGACAGGACCATTTCATGGAAGGTGAGGGAGTtggcctccttccctcctttttattagcaaggaaactgagataaggaaggggaaggggccCTCAGTTCTGCCACCCCACCGTTCCTGCACCGTGAGCAGATGCAGCAGGTCCTCGCTGACACTGCCAGGTGCACTCTGGGCCTGGAGAGCCCTGAGCTCTTGCAGCCGAAGGTAGAGGCTATTAAGCTTGGCCATGTGAAGCTGTCCATCCGGCAGGCGGTCAGGCATTGCCTGGTGCAGTGAGACGAGATCCTTCAGGTGGACGCCCAGGATGGGCAGGCGGAAGCCTGAGCAACCAGCCCAGACCCGGCGGTAGAGAGCGTAGTTGTTGTGGGAGCTCAGGAGCTCTGTCAGCTCTAGCAGAGTCTGAAGTGttggagaagaaagaagcagagaaggaaagtggACAAGACAAGATGGCAAggcaagaataaaaaagaggttagagctggaagaatccCATCCCCTGGTCCTGAGGAGCCAGGAAGGACCCTCAGAGACCACCTACCTCCTTTTACTAagggggaaactgaagccagaagaggggaaagggaaaggactaGGCTGAGGTTGCTCAGTGAATTAGTTGCAATTGGGAAATTAAAAAGGATAGAGAGGGGACTCTCCCACCCAGGCTCTTTTCAGCACAGATGGGAGAGGTCAAGGACTCACAAGGTCAGGCATTTCATTCTCAGGGGGAGGAAAGAGGCAATTGTGGGGGCAGATCTGGCTTGCTCACCTTGGTGCTGTCAGTGCTCACATGTGCATGAGAATCCTTGAGCCGGGAGATGGCGCTGTGGCACAGGCCTCCCGTCACTGCCATGAGTGTGTTAAAATTCTGCAACTGCCGCAGCCTCTGAGGAAACAAGGAAAAGTGTCACATAGATGGGCACTgactgggggcaggggaagggtcAGGTCCCCATGTTTAGACAGGACAGGGGATCCAGGCAGGTGGGAGTCATATAGGTGTGGGTGTGAGGGGGGTGAGTCGAatctgtccccccccccccccagtataGTGGGAAGTATGCTAGATTTGGAAAGAAgtgaatctgggttcaaatacaacctcacacactagctgtgtgaccctgggcaagtcatttaactcctatttgcctcagttttctcatttgttaaatgagctgaagaagaaaatggcaaaccactccggtatctttgccaagaaaacctcatggataaTGTTCAGGGGATCACATAGAGttgggatatgactgaacaacccCACAAATAAGTCCAGCTCTGCCTCTGGTCACTTGTGTGACCAAGTGCGACAGtcacctgtatgactttgggccaGACTtcctctctcttggcctcagtttccttatttgtaaaatgaggggattggactagatggttcatccctcccagctttaaatTTGTGATTCTCTGAACATGTCATAGAGTGAGGAAGGGCTGGAAGCAGCAGGAAGTCCAAAGCACCTGGATTCAGGCATGTCTGAGGGATGGCCCCAACACCTGGCACTTGGCCCAAATCCTCAAGGAGATGGAGCTGGGGCCTAGAATGCTGCTACTTTGGAGTTCAGAGAGGCCTCACCTGAGCCACATGGATGAACTTGTCCAGCACCTGCCCTCTCTGAGATGGACTGGGCCGACTCAGGACCATGACCTGTACCCATCTGGACACGCTGTTGGTGAGTCCTACAGAGCCCTCCAGGGCTGGACAGCCTCGTACTGAGCCATGGAGGACATAGCCACGCAGGTCCTGAGgctagggagaaggggagagatgctCAGGAATATCCTGAGCCTAGGTCACATGCACAGAGTTGCCCAGAGGCTCAGAAGTAGGGAGGGGGACACCTTCCATCAACCCCTCTTCATAGTCCTGTCTCAGGATACAAGCATCAGAACTAGTCCTCCTCTCCCCAGCCCTAACCCCCAGGGACCTCCATAGGTAGGTCTCAGGGTACAAGAATCCAAGTCACCAGAGCTGTTTTGGGCCCCAAGCTCTGACCACTGGCACTTCCTGTCTCTCCTCCCAGCTAGGTCTCAGACCCAACCTTTCATCTAGATCTCTGTCTGTGACATCTGGACCAAATTCCTGACCCTCTCACAGCCCTTCATTCCCAGGAGGCAAAGCACCTGACTCCCACATCATCTCCCCTGACAGGTCTAGCTCCTGCCTTCTACCCTAAGTCTCCACCTCCCTCTCAGTGAAGTCTTATATCTCAAGTATCCACATCATTCCTTCACGCAACAAATGTTTGGATACAAAGCTTACCTTCTAGAATTTTGTTAAACCTGCTCCCCTCTGCCTCTTCTCCTAGTTCCTACTTAAGAACCTGAGTCCTAAATGGACTCAGATCTGACCACCGGATTCCTTTGTTTCTTGTTCTCAGCCCTGACCACTAGTTAACTTCCCACCCCACCACAAAGCTCTGTTTCAGGATGAAAGCATCCAGGGCCTCTAACGCTGAGTCCAGGACCCCTCTGTCTCTGCCCTATATTAGGCTTTCTCAAGGTCCATGTGAGTAGGTCAAGggtccctttcttcctctctccctcctcccaacacTCATTCATCCATAGGACCTCACTGTGATAGCCCGGAAAGCCCTGAATTCAAGGTCCGTGAGGTGTTCTGCCAGCTCCCCTGTCTGCAGGTGGTCAAAGATGAGTGATACTTTGCGTTTCTTCCCCAGCCCTGGGCTGTTGGGTGGGGGAAGTGGTCCCTCTGGAGGGCTCAGGCTGAGGAGACAAAAGGGGTGGATGATTCATAAAGAAGGGACATAAGGCAGCGATGACTGAAAAAAAGAGGGCAAAAAGTCTCTGCAGATAGGGGCTGGGGTACCAGGAGAGACTGGACAATGACAAATCCCTCACCTTCCACTGGGGGTCCCTAGGCATCTCTGGGCTGCATTGCCCTCCTGCTCCACCAATTCCCAGAAGCTGCTGATGATTTCCTCCAGGTGGGGTTCCAGGTGCAGGGCCTCAGGGTATTGACCCATCCAATACCTGAGGGAGAGGAGGTCAAATCTGGGAGATCTCTGGGAGGGAGTCAGAGGGCATTTTGGGGAGTTGGCAATGTGGGTTACAAGATTTCCTGCTGCCTGAAAGGCTCATTTAGTCTGTTCACATTTATTTGACAGGTAAGAAAAGTAAGGGCCAGAGGCTTAGAGCTGGAGAATCTTGGGGTAGGGAAGGTGTTTCTGACAGCTGGTTAGTCCCTTAGGCTACCTCTAAGGGATGGGTTAGAGTTGTATCTAATGAGGCAGGCTGTGTGCTAAGGCATGCTGGGGGAGTTATCTGTGATTAGGGTTATATCCGTGGCCAGAGTCTGCCCTGAGTCCTGGGTTACAGGAAAGAAGGAGTCCTCACTTGACCAGGTTACAGATCTGCAGCCTTCTCTGCTCTTGACGGTCTCCTTTAGCCTCCTGGTACGTAGGTCTGTTAAGGGTCTTCCTGTGGCAGCTtccacctccccccacctcagTCATGGCCACCCCACTCCTCCCTTTACATTGCTCCCACTCTTGCTCCCTGGAGGATATATGCTGAGCAGGCGCCGGGCAAGGTCAGCTGAGGACAGCACCCAGCTGTGCATGGTCAAGGCCATGTTGAGCATGTGGTCCCCTCGGCACAGTCCACCGGCTGTGTCTATGTCAGGGGCAAGAAGGATGGGGTTGGAGAGAGTCAAAGAACACAAGGTAGTTTATTGGGATCATTGCCAAGTCCATCCTTCATTGTCTAAGTGGGGCACTAATGTCCAGAGAGGACCTGGATTTGCCCTTAGCCACATGGTGAGTCAGACTAGAATCTCAgttttctgactttgaatccaagGGACTATCTATCAACCCACACTTTCTCACTTTCCTCAGAGGACTAGGAGGTGTACAGTTAGTAATTATTACAATCAAGGGTCAGGGGTCAGCAACAGTAATAGAAGCTGATATTTGCATagtgtttgctatgtgccagatactgtggtaagcactttacaattattatctcatctgatcctgacaataaccctgggaaataggtgctatttttatccccactttgtagatgaggagcctgaggcacacaaaggttaattgacttgcccaggatcacacacaacTAAAAAGTGTCTGGGATCATACTTGAacaaaggtcttcctgactccagacccatgcTCTATAATACTATCTAGTCATCCCGTTAGAGGACAAGTGTGGGAGGGAGGGGTATGAGGAGGGGGTGTTTGCAGTACTGCGCTGGGGACTCACCAAAGGAATGGATGCATTTCTCCAGTAATTCATCCAGGCTGCACCCTCTGCTGAAGGGTCCCAGTGTCATGGAGGCCATGACCTTGTTGATCTCCCGGGGGCTGGGGCAAGTCATGTGCCTTCTGCCCTGGCGGGCCCTTCCCCGGCTGGGTACAGTTCCTGAGCATTCCAAATGACCCTTCCTGCAGGGAGAATCCCAGTATTACAgcacccccttctctctccatcaCTCCAGGCTGAGCTCAGGGTGTCTCCAAAGCCCTGACTCCATTTCACAGGTCCATGTTGCTCCAGGCATCACTTTCTTCAGGCAGACTCTCAAGATTGCACTACACCCCCACAAACAACCCAGGATCCCcgtcccacccacccacccactatTGTGAATAAAGTCCTCAGATAGGGTGAGACTTGGAGATCTAGATGTTTCATTCTCCAGTTTCCCCTTTGGCAGGATTCCAGGCATCTGGACTGCCAGCTGTAAGGAATGGGGATGAGGGACTCCGGGCTCCTCTGAGCTGGACTGAGTCCCTTGGGCTGAGATAGCTTTAAGGAAAGGTTAAAAATAGACCTTCCAGCATGGAACAGAGGAACCTCCGGGGAATTGGCAGGGTTGGGGGAGACCTAAGGATGAGGGGAGCTTATGAGACCCAGcacagaggaggagagagaaaaggacaaagaaggaaagacagagaagatctaaagaaagatcagaaaacaagagaaaaaatgtaGAAGGGGGGGTAGAAacacaaggaaaataatgaaaaaagatagTTATGGAGAGTGATCACAGAATGTTAAAGCTGGGACAAATTGTCTAGATCaaatctgtcattttacagatgaggacactaagacccagagaggggaggtctttggtcataaatccaggtctcttggggcaaaaaaaggaaagatggaaccagaggaagaggaaagacaaGTTTTCTCTTACACATGAATTCAAATTGGGGAAAGTCTCTGAGGCCTCCAATCAGAGAACagcttctcctccccccaccccaagtcaAAGGGTGGGAAGGCGTCTGGGAGTGGCCCAGAACTTcagctccttccccttcctctgccTGGCTCCTCCACTTCCTCCAGCAGAATGGGAAGTGCAAAATTCATTTCCTTGCTCTGAAATCCACTTccacccctttccctccttcctgcccTTTTCTTACCTGCTGCCAGGCAGGTCTTTCCCTGTCCCTGGTCCTGGCCCATCTCCCTCAGAGGAGAGCAGAGGTCTGGTAAAATTAGGGGGCGGGGGACCCAGCCAACCCGAGTGTTGTGTGTCACTTCCTGAGATCTCAAAGGCAACCTGGAGTATCCAGCCCTGGGGGGAGCCTTAGGGACTCAGGTATACTATACTCTTCTCTTGCCCTACACCTTGAGACATAGTGGTTTTCCAGGAGTGGTGAGACTATTTTGGGGGCATCCTTGGGCATGGGGGTAGGGTGAGAGGGAAGCAGGCAGAGACAAACATACCAACATAGACAGATGGATATCAATGACACAGagtgataataataactcatttctaAGATGACATCAGGGTCATTTTAAACTGCTCCCTCTGCAATCATTCTGGAAGGTGGAAAGCACAAATATCATCCTCttgttacagaaaaggaaactgaggtccagagaagttatatgacttttTTAAGTTCACATAGCTGGTAGAAGTAGGATTTTAATCAAAGCTGCCTTATGGCTCACCAAATCTAACCTCCTCAttagagacagatagagagacacagagatagagagacagatggagaaatagagagaaatcttttgtttctttatctctttcattcCCCTCCTTCCAGAACCTTCCCTTGTagcaaagacaagaaagaagagaaaaaaagcagttctgccaaatgaaatcataaaacaaCTATGCCTGGCCATAAAGTAATGCACATCCTCAGGCCTCCACCTCTGCAATGAAACCAGCTAGTATGACAGAGTGGAAAGAGCTGTAGATTTGAAGAAGGAAGATCTATGTTTCAACCCCAGATTCATTACTTCTGCCTCCTGTGTAACACTGAGCTAACCTCTTAACttcttgggacctcagtttcctcacctgtaaaatgaggtggatggACCAAATGAGGTTTAAGCCTCCTTCTAGGTGTACAATttcaaattttacagataaggaaactgaggcctcaagagATGACCTGATGagctcaagaaaaaaataagaggctTGAAATCTGGGTtcttcccccatttttttttttttactaagtctAGGGATCTTTACATTACAAGCATACAGTGTGAGCTaagcatgtatacacacacacacacacacatacacacacacacagagtaatacAGAATCAGAGATAGGTGGTATCACAGCCACAATGTTACACTCAGAGAAAGGTTATAAATAAGTGTTACAAGAGATACAGAGTGACACAGGGCTACACATCGGTATACATGGAGGCACCCACAGATTCTTCAGATGTTGCAGAAAGGTACAAACACACAGAGATACATGTTTATGCATATAAataggcagagggagagagacaaagtgaCACATGGAGATAGCATTACAAAGTTGCAAAGACAGAGATACAAAGTTCTATACAGAGACAGTTTCAATGTTATATAGACAGATACAGTTACACTAGAGGCACAGAGTTATAATGTTATACACCAttatagagatagagacaaaaagtTCCACATGGAAACATAGTTACACATAGAGTTACATTGTTACATGTGGAGAGACGCTCAAACACAAGAATACATAGGTTGCTTGACATTCATCATTTGGTGCATTAGCTGGTACCTTAGTGATCATTTCAgtcattccctttctttttatggaggaggaaactgaagcccagtaaAGGAGAACACTGCCTGAGATCACAGTGCACCCCGTCCTGAAGCCTAGAGGAATAGGAGTCTTGAGGGGACTCGAGCCTTTTgtctcttccctcccactccaCTTTGGATTGACTCCCCTCCCACCTCCGGAGTTGGAAAAACCTTAAAATGGAGAATGCCATGGCTGGCCTTAGAATAGAGAATGTCAAAATTGGGAGACAATAGCAGAGCTAGATTTCCTTGGAACATAGAAGTGTAGCGCTAGAAAGGTCCTTAGAAGAGAAAAGGTCAGAACTAGGAATTTAaacctctctttttcctctctcctcatcctTCCCTTAAGGATACAAGACCCTAAACTTCTAGGAGACCTGTTCTCTACTTATCCTTGGCTAGATTACTTCCCTCCCATCCGTCCTCCCCAtaatccccccacccccaataagaGACAGATATAAAGAGAATGGGAGGGGCCTGGAGAACAGGAGGAAGGGAGTCAGTAAGGAAGGAGGGGCAGGGGCCAGGGGATCCCCTCACCTCTTGCTTTCTTTCCGGTTCATGTTGCcccctggggagggaggggaggaggtctAGACTCCTAGGTAGACCAGGCCGGGTTGGATGTCTCTGGGCCCCTCCCCCTCAGGGCCCCCTCACAGCTACTGGAGCCTGGACTTTTTTCCTCCCAGTGAAAGAGGAACtgacccccttcccccc
Proteins encoded:
- the RASGRP4 gene encoding RAS guanyl-releasing protein 4 isoform X1, translating into MHPFLWYWMGQYPEALHLEPHLEEIISSFWELVEQEGNAAQRCLGTPSGSLSPPEGPLPPPNSPGLGKKRKVSLIFDHLQTGELAEHLTDLEFRAFRAITPQDLRGYVLHGSVRGCPALEGSVGLTNSVSRWVQVMVLSRPSPSQRGQVLDKFIHVAQRLRQLQNFNTLMAVTGGLCHSAISRLKDSHAHVSTDSTKTLLELTELLSSHNNYALYRRVWAGCSGFRLPILGVHLKDLVSLHQAMPDRLPDGQLHMAKLNSLYLRLQELRALQAQSAPGSVSEDLLHLLTLSLDLFYTEDEIYELSYAREPRCPKTLPPSPFKAPLVVEWAPGVAPKPDRTTLSRHVEQLVESIFKNYDPEGRGSISQEDFERLSSSFPFACHGLHPPPRQGDGPFSQEELTAYLLRASAICAKLGLSFLHPFYEVTFKKPTFCGSCSGFLWGVTKQGYRCRDCGLCCHRHCKDRVEVECRKKVGASSSGLPPPQEVPSTGSEESSPYPSPPGSQKRTHLCHAWTQTESPLDGSTSDKAPSSVL
- the RASGRP4 gene encoding RAS guanyl-releasing protein 4 isoform X2, which codes for MNRKESKRKGHLECSGTVPSRGRARQGRRHMTCPSPREINKVMASMTLGPFSRGCSLDELLEKCIHSFDTAGGLCRGDHMLNMALTMHSWVLSSADLARRLLSMYQEAKGDRQEQRRLQICNLVKYWMGQYPEALHLEPHLEEIISSFWELVEQEGNAAQRCLGTPSGSLSPPEGPLPPPNSPGLGKKRKVSLIFDHLQTGELAEHLTDLEFRAFRAITPQDLRGYVLHGSVRGCPALEGSVGLTNSVSRWVQVMVLSRPSPSQRGQVLDKFIHVAQRLRQLQNFNTLMAVTGGLCHSAISRLKDSHAHVSTDSTKTLLELTELLSSHNNYALYRRVWAGCSGFRLPILGVHLKDLVSLHQAMPDRLPDGQLHMAKLNSLYLRLQELRALQAQSAPGSVSEDLLHLLTLSLDLFYTEDEIYELSYAREPRCPKTLPPSPFKAPLVVEWAPGVAPKPDRTTLSRHVEQLVESIFKNYDPEGRGSISQEDFERLSSSFPFACHGLHPPPRQGDGPFSQEELTAYLLRASAICAKLGLSFLHPFYEVTFKKPTFCGSCSGFLWGVTKQGYRCRDCGLCCHRHCKDRVEVECRKKVGASSSGLPPPQEVPSTGSEESSPYPSPPGSQKRTHLCHAWTQTESPLDGSTSDKAPSSVL